A window of Halovivax gelatinilyticus genomic DNA:
CTCTCTGGCGAACCAGACGTACGGGCACTCGGTGAACGGGAACGTGTCGTCGCCGGAGAGCCGTCGGAACCGTTCGATCGACTCCCGACCGATTTCTGCGTCGACGCGATCGGCGAACGCGTCGTAACAGACGCCCGCGGCTCGGCCGCTAGAGCCGCTTCCGACGGAGCCACGCTCGAAGAGCGTCACCTCGGTGCCCCGACGGGCGAGGTCGTACGCGCAGGTCGCCCCGACGGCTCCGGCGCCGACGACCGCGACTGATAGACCGGCACCGTCGTCGACGAAGACGTCTGCGCCGATCGCCACCTCCCCGGCCGGATCGTCTTCGATCATCGGTGCGATCGTTGCCAGCAGTCTTCGACCGATCTGTCGGCCAGCCACTCCAGCAACGCCTCGAGTTCGGCGACTCCTTCTTCGTAGAGCTGCGCTCCCTTCTCCGGGCTCGCCTGGCTCGGTTTACCAACGGCACCGCTCTCGGTGAAGTCGATGGTATCGAAGCCGATCTGGGATCCGTGTACGGTCTTCCCCCAGCCGTCCGCCCCGCGACCTTCGGCGTCTTCAAGCGCGTCGGGCTCGACCAGTTCCTCGTGGAGGTGCCAGATGAGGCTCGATTCGGACGCGTCGGCGTGTCCGCCAACCTCGTCGAACAGCTCGTCGGCAAGATCGGCAACGGCGTCCCACCAGTTCCACGTCGGTGCGTAGGCAACTTGCGTCTCGCGTAACTCTCTGGCCGCTCGACTCAGCGCGCTCACGTTGCCGCCGTGTCCGTTGACGATGACGACCTTCGAGAGTCCGTGTTCGGCGACACTCGAGATCGTTTCCGAGACGTAGTTGGTGAACGTCTCTTCGGACACCGTCAACGAGCCGTCGAACTGCATGTGGTGTGGGCTGACGCCCACCGGAATCGTCGGCAACACGATCGTGTCGTCCCGATCGGCGACGGCGCTGGCGAACGCTTCGGCTGCCAGGTGGTCCATGCCTAACGGAAGTGCCGGACCGTGCTGTTCGGTGCTGCCGGTCGGAAGGACCCCGACGGCCGCCGATTCGAACGCGTCGGCCGCGTCCTCGGTCGTCATAGTCGCGAGTGTGGGCATACCTGCCACTCAGCACGGGATCTACTTACGTGTGGGTGGTTTCGGCCATCACCTCGGCTCCTCGAAGAGCGCGTCGAGCCCGCGGGCGGGGTAGCCGATCACGGTGGTGACGCCGACCGCTCGCAACCGTTCTATCGACTCGCGAACCGTCGACTCGTCGCCGACGAGCGCGTACGTTTTTGCTCCCTCGAGGAGCGTCGTCCGAACGTCGCCGGTGGCGGTCGAATCGGTCGGCGCCCCTTCGGGCAGCGACCGGCTGATCGGTCGGCGGCGACCGACGTACGCCCCGACGGCATCTAAGATCGCGTCGTGATCGTCGGTGCAGACCGTCGGCGCGTAGACGGCGATTTCGCCGGTGAATCCGGCGGCTCGTAGCGCCCTGATCTCGCGTTCGGTCGTCCGGGAGAGCAACTCGAACTGGGGAGCGCCGGTCGCCAGCGCGATTCGTTCGACGCTCTCGGTCCCGACCCACGCGCCGGGGTCGGAATCGACGGCCGATCCCAGCCGCGGAGCGACGGCTCGCCGTCGCTCTCGGTCCGTGAGATACGCCGGGTGGCCGGCGACGAGGACGCGCCCGACCGCGTCGGGGATCTCCGAGACGAGCGACTCGTCGCCGAGCGGGTCGAACCCGTCCGCGCGGATGGGCGTGGTTACCCGAACGTTGTGTCGTTTCGCGAGGGTGTCGAGAAGCCGACG
This region includes:
- a CDS encoding creatininase family protein, which produces MPTLATMTTEDAADAFESAAVGVLPTGSTEQHGPALPLGMDHLAAEAFASAVADRDDTIVLPTIPVGVSPHHMQFDGSLTVSEETFTNYVSETISSVAEHGLSKVVIVNGHGGNVSALSRAARELRETQVAYAPTWNWWDAVADLADELFDEVGGHADASESSLIWHLHEELVEPDALEDAEGRGADGWGKTVHGSQIGFDTIDFTESGAVGKPSQASPEKGAQLYEEGVAELEALLEWLADRSVEDCWQRSHR
- a CDS encoding DUF7388 family protein, whose amino-acid sequence is MLNEVTSGDSRPNAIGLDGVAVKPTESDLYRIDDLPVETIAIDYEGTDTFPDRRLLDTLAKRHNVRVTTPIRADGFDPLGDESLVSEIPDAVGRVLVAGHPAYLTDRERRRAVAPRLGSAVDSDPGAWVGTESVERIALATGAPQFELLSRTTEREIRALRAAGFTGEIAVYAPTVCTDDHDAILDAVGAYVGRRRPISRSLPEGAPTDSTATGDVRTTLLEGAKTYALVGDESTVRESIERLRAVGVTTVIGYPARGLDALFEEPR